Below is a genomic region from Daphnia pulicaria isolate SC F1-1A chromosome 10, SC_F0-13Bv2, whole genome shotgun sequence.
cctgcttgataatgatgcaacacgtgtcgttctcacccaacctctagactacaccactgcatgacatgTTCTACCTGGCCTTTCCTTTTGCAGGTTAAAGtcgctggggatgggtctacaacaaacaaaatcaaaatgaaaaccaaattgTTAGTAACACGttccgttctcacccaacctctacacaacatgacacgttttacgtaatgatctccgtgaccttcgagtgtGAAGGACAGGacaactggcctttccttctacAGGTTGACgatgctggggatgggtctacaacaaccaatataaaaatgaataccaaatggttaggCCTATGGGTTAAAACCCACTTAATACCAATTGACATTTGAGTCATTTGACTcgataaatgaataaatcttcCATTTCGATCCGTTTGAAGGACAGTCGGACTGTcggactttttaaaaatattccacTGCAACCTTATCTGTTTCAAACACATGATCAATCCATATTCAATATTAATTCATCAATCCATGATGTTTGTGCCTTTGTGGTCCTTGTTATTAGAAACCTCTTTTCTGTTTCTCAGTCGATAAGTTCTCAAAAGCTGCAAAAATGTTAATAAGGTATGTTGTTGGCTTGTTGCTGCAATGATGTTAAGGTAATTTATCTGATTTTGGCAATGACACCAACGATGATTTCGTATCCTATGGTTCAATAACATTTTCGGGTAGGGTGAAGGAAAATTCGGAATAACCCCAAAACCAACGATTCCAACAAAGAAgctgaaaatttgaatatagATATGGGAAAACGGTTTAACGAGATTGCATGTTCAGAGGACATAAATTCATATAACATTTCAAAGTCAAAGAATTAATATGTAATAGgattcattcaaatttttaatatttcttccAGCTCGCACATGAAAATTTCAGTTCAAGCTTGGTTTTTATTACTTCACCTTGATGACATCAACACAAATATTTAGAAATTACCGTTCAGTGAGACCTTCAGTTGAAATCTGGTGCTCTGTAGTACAAATAAATGTTGAAACATGCTCATGCAAAAATTGAGCATGACTGACTGCTGGTTGCTGGTTTGAAGGAATCCATTCAGGCATGTATAAATAcagctctttttattttttcatagcATATCTTTAAATGAATGAAATCATAGTCTTATTTCGGTGACACATCAATTCTAAGGAAGATGTAGCATGTAGCCACAGCCAGATAAGGGTTGTTAACTTGTTATAATCATTTACATATACAGATTTTCACACTCTTCAGTTTAACAGTGTTTTGGTTTTGGAATTGTTCGTCTGCTCTGCTTTCAGATTTTTCCGATTCTACAAGCAGAGCCATCTGCCCTTGCTACAAGAAATCAAGGAATTAAAACTGTATACCGCAGCAGACGATTCAAGAATTTGACAGCGGATTATTTGGGTGTGTGTTTTTTAACAAACCGTAAATAGAATGGTAAATTTAGAATCTCCCCCTTCTTGAACATTCGAGCCTGTTCTTCGCTTctgaaaaagatttaaaaaaaaacattcgaaGTTTTTACATAGTCTTTTTCCACGAGTTCGTTTAGTATTATCTTGCGCGCCACacagaaaacacaaaaattgctacAAGTAAAATTGAAGCTACGGTAAGCAGATGTGCTAGGTTTACTCATGGATCGCATGTGCTCTTGTATTTAAgaatcttttctgttttaaacagGAGTCTAGGAAAATGACAAATGATAATCCAACAATTCGGCTGAAAGAGGCTGGAAATCAAGCATTTGCAGAAGGAGATTGGGACAAGGCCTTATCATGCTATACTCAAGCACTTCATTTAATTGAACTTGACACTCCAGAGAAAGCTGTCCTCCTCAAAAACAAAGCAGCAGTTTACTTGAAAGTGTCTGACTATGAAGCTGCCATCAAAGATTGCACCACGTCTTTGGAAATTTCGCCAGATGATCCCAAAGCTCTTTTTCGTAGATGCCAGGCATATGAAGCCTTAGAAAAATATGAGGAGGCTTACAAAGATGCCAGACAAGTCCACAATTtagataaaaagaataaagccaTTGCTCCTATTTTGAAAAGGCTCCATGATATTGTCCAAGACAGGGTATGTtccaatcaaatatttttatttatttggttaTTAAAGAAACACTTGTATCCTTCTAGATGGCAAAATTTGCTCAGACAACCACAAAAGTGTCTCAAATGATGGAAATCgcctttgatttttcttcgacTGTTGAAAAACGGGAAACTGCTACTTCAAATATTTTAGTTCTTGCCAAAGAATCTGCCGGTATGTATTTTAATGGTAATTTCCAGTGATGCAATTTTGTCTATAAGCTTGCACTAATTTTTCCGAAAAGGTGCCGAATTGCTGGTCAAGGAAGGAATCTTCgagaaaattaattctttgttgaagaaagaaacgacGCCAAGTATTGTAGTGACTTGTATCCGCATCATCAGTGCATTGTGCAAAGGGAATCTGCCTCgagtaatttaaattttcacattCGCCTACGGGTTTTCTCCTTTTACTATTTATTCTGTTTGTATAGGCCAAAATGATTCTCCAGCTTTTAGGAGTTCCTTGGCTACTTGATCAACTGAATTCAAATAATGACGATCAAGTCAGTGCAGCTCAGTATTGTGTCCAAACAGTGATCAACACTATTTCGGGCTTGGATTTGAAAGACGATAAACAACCCAATAAGGAATTGTGCGAAGGTATTttcgtttttcgtttgtttgtttgcttctttgtttttaatttaatttttcggaAATGCAGCGCACCGCAAGGAAATTGATACGATTTtaacttgtttgatttactgCTCCACCAGTCGAACCATCACTGGCAAATGCCGAGATGCTGTTCTCGAATTGATGATGAGGAATTGCGAATACCGCGCCCTGGATTGGGCCGAACGCCTCGTTGATATTAATGGTAATgctataaattgaaaatgtagtTAGTAAATCGATGACTATGATCTTTTTACTCAATAGGCTTACAGCGAATGATGCAAATCGCCAGTGAATTGGAGGAAATGAAGTACGAATCGTCCATGGAAATTACGGAAAATACCCGCACCATCATCTCCTGTGCCTTGGGGAAAGTCTATGACAACATGTACTACGACTTAATTAAAGAACGTTTCAGTGCAAAGATTGAAGATTTTATCCAGTAagttattttctctttgaatAAAAATCGCAAGCTTGATTCTCCGTCTGATTTTTTGTAAACAGCGAACAATTGCAAACTCCTGGGATGGATAGCAAAGTTCGAGTGGTGGTGGCAGTGACGACGCTACTTCTGGGACCTCTAGATGTTGGTAGTTCTATTATTGGCAAAGAAGGTGTCTTGGAAATGATCCTCGTCATGGCAAACAGTGGCGAATTCCTCATGCAGGTGAGAAACCTTTTTCATAATTGATTTCTTTATCCGAGAGTTTACCGTCTTTTTTTAGCGTGTCTCTTGCGAGGCTTTGATCGCCGCCGCTTCTAAAAAAGATAAAGCCTCTGCCATCTTGGCTCAAGGCGTTACCATTCTCAAGAAACTCTATCAAATCGGCAACGACAACATCAAGGTGCGTATTTCAGTACAACTTTTAAGAAAACCGCAATCAATGAATGGATTGAATCACCTCGattccatttgaaaatttaggTGAGAGCTTTGGTAGGTCTATGCAAATTGGGAAGTTGCGGAGGCACCGATTCGTCGTGGAAGCCGTTCACCGACGGATCCACCATGAAGTTGGCCGAAGCTTGTCGAAGGTGAGTTTCCTCCACTTTGTCTGTAAGAGAATTCAAAGTGAATTGAATGTTATCCATTTTGTAGATTCTTGATTAACCCAGCCAAGGACAAAGACATGCGTAAGTGGGCTATTGAAGGCCTCTCCTACTTGACATTAGACGCTGAGGTTAAGGAGAAACTCATTGAGGATCGTGAAGCTCTTCAATCGCTAATTGAAGTGGCCAAGGTATGAGGGGAAGGAAAGAGACCCAGAATTTTTACATTCCtaataatttgaatgaaataaaattacatttgaTAATCGTTATTTGGTAAATTTTACAGTCTGGAGACATTTCTGTTATTTACGGAGTCGTTTCCACATTGGTGAACCTTTGCAATGCATACGATAAACAAGAAATCATCCCAGAGATGTTGGAACTGGCGAAATTCGCTAAACGTCACGTGCCAGAGCAACACGAATTGGATGATCCTGATTTCGTTCACAAACGAGTCGATGTACGTTTCCActtacctttaaaaaaaaagttctattGTAAATTGTCCATTGTTTCAGATTTTGGGCAAGGCAGGTGTCACTGTCGGTTTAGTTTCTCTTTGTAAAACAGAGAGCGAAAATTGCAAGGAATTGATAGCCAggtaaacaaaactaaaaataattttttaaagtttaagtTATTTTATAGTAACTTATATCGTCAGGGTATTCAACGCCCTTTGTGAACACCAGAATTTGCGTGGCATCGTGGTCCAACAAGGCGGTGCCAAGGCTTTAATCCCATTGGCCCTTGAAGGTATTTCTacttattttcaaataaaatagaaaccaATCGTAATTaagatttaaatgtaaaaaaataggaacGACTAAAGGAAAATACCAAGCAAGCCAGGCATTGGCCAGGATCGCTATCACCATCAACCCGGAAGTGGCATTCCCAGGACAGAGAATGTGCGAATTGATCCGGCCGCTTTTAGGTCTCCTTGATCTTGAATGCAACGCTCTAGAAAACTTTGAAGCTTTAATGGCCCTCTGCAATTTAGCTGGATTCGATGCCCCGAGAAAAAGGtatgaaatatttaaacaattgATTGTTGGCCaataaataattcatctcGGTTAAAAGGATCCTCAAGGAGCAAGGCGTCGCTAAAATCGAGAATTACATGTACGAAAACCacgaaatgttgaaaaaagcCTCGGTTCAAACGATGAGCAATTTGCTGTTTAGCGAAGAAGTGGTCAAACTCTTTGAGGGTAAAAACGACCGCACCAAGTATTTAGTCTTACTTTCCACTTCAGAAGACGTTGAGTTGTCCAAAGCTGCTGCAGGAGCCTTGGCTATTCTGACGTCAGTCAGTAAACGGGCTTCACGGAAAGTTTTCGAGGTTTGTCTCtattctttttaactttttcccgaaattgattttaacttttttttttctcttgttaaatttGTCAATAGCCGACAGAGTGGAAAGAAATCCTTTGCTTCCTACTGAGCAATACGGACAAAGACGTGCAATATCGAGGAGCTGTTATCGTCAAAAACATCGCCAGTCATTCGAAGGAGTTGGCCGAAAAGTTGTTGCAACCTGAGGTTATTATGGTCCTGGAAGTTCTCACCAAATTCGGTAAAGAGGATTAAGTTAAAACTTTTGACATGGTGCCTTGAACTAATCCTTTTTGTAACTCATTTGAATCCGCTCTGTACACAGAAACACCTGAAATGGCCAAAATTTGCGACTGCGCCAAATCAACCCTGGAAATCGCCGAGCAATGGAAACTGATCGAGAAGGAGGATGACTCTGAAGATGAGTCTTgataaattttaatgaaatgatttaaacaaaaattaaattgtgtgCCTATGCAAATTCACTCGTTAAAGTTAAATACACTTTATACGTCAATTGAaagcattatttaaaaaaaaaaataaattacaaaataatgTATTCTTACACGTGAATggtaggggggaaaaaataaagatgatCTTATCCTCAATCGCTGTCATCATCTGAATCCGTATCGTTGGCCACGACTCCTTCGTCTGCGTAGTGAATGTGCTCAATCTCCGTAACGGGCTCttccacatctgctgttgctCCCGTAGGTTTACCAGTAGTGCTGCCAGACGGCTGCATAATCAATTCCAAGTTGTTGAGCTCCTCGTCGCTGTCTGCTTCCTTGTAAGTTTTGCCTTCTTCCTCCAACTTGAGCCGCTCAATGAGGCTCTTTGCCGGGTTAAAGACACCAAAAGTTTGTTTGCCGCAAACAAAACACCGCTGCGATTTGCGGTAATGTTTCAAGGCGCAGGCCTCGCAGAAATAATGCTTACACCTGCCGTGTCAAAATTTGCGTTAAATTCTTCCTCTTATAAATGAATAGAAGAGAGTCGCTTTATTACTTGGAGACAACGGGATGTTGGAACGACTCGCGACAGATGAAACACTTGAAGGGCAAATCTTCGTCGTCCGAGTGTATTTCATACTTTGAGTCGTCTTCGGCCGGCTCACCTTTTCCCCTTTCTTCTCGCTCCAACTGCCATCCGAATTTATAATCGGAACGGTCGTGCAAGAACTTACAACTGTCTAATAAAACACAGCAAAGCTTTATAAAAGTTCAACTGAATGATGATAATAACCCCAAAAACTTTTGGTTAGATTTTGAATACCTCCGAAACCGCAGAAACCCGTTTCCTTGTAATCTTTACAAAGATCTGGTTGGTAATCCCATCTCACTGTTGACCTGATGTTGGCTGGGGCTCGCATAGGGCCTTTTCTCACATTGGCAGATGCAGCATTTCCTTGGGCTGTATCTCTTTTCTCGTAGTACTGGGCATAGTTAGCAAGGCCACGAtatttcttgtcatctgctttGCCTTTCAGCTCCTGCTGGACTgtcaaaagataaaagaattattttggttcattcattttcattttcaagttgACCTACTTTGCAAAGATTTCTCAAAAATTGTCCTGGCATCTTGATCGATGGCAGTGTCGATCTGAACTGTGGAAGTGGCAAGATCATCTTTCTTGTTCTCAGCACTTCTGTCAGACTGGAAGACGACTGTGACCTTTTCCTTGACTTCCTCATCAGAGCTGTTTTGGATTTCTTGACGGGACTTTTTCGTGGATTTGAACTGTCAAccccaaagaagaaaacacgatgagaaacccaaattctttttGCAGAGACTTTCAATAACTCACAGTTTTAGCCGAAAGAAGTCCAGCCGATTCCTTTTTCCCCACTCGAGCAACAACAGTTTCATCTTCGCTGCTGCTTTTCTTGTCATCATCAGCTTTTCTCCTCATGgcggctcctcctcctcttcgttTCTTGAATGTAAACGTGCAAACTTTATTGTcgtcggccatttttgttgtttgtttgtggattttcttgttggatcaagctttccttttcgtatataaaaatgtattttgacTTGTCAACAAAcgagaacaataaaaaaaaatccttccgTCTTCTCGTCGTCGGCTTTTCAAAAGGATTACCGGTGCACTGTTGTCTGATTCCTCTAATTGGGTTCTTGATGACTGATTGAATACGCAGCAAGGGATCTGCAGATTTACATATATATGCACAGCAACAGAGACTAGTACAGTGAactatgcacacacacacacactcaaaaGCTTTTATTATTGTGATCCAGATTTGTCATCTACGATGTCGGTATTAACGACCCCGAAAACCCGCTTGAGACTTTGAATATCTTAACGTCATCCCgtttctactactactactactacgggttttgaatttgttttggaaaaataaaatcgacaTATCTTATTGCTTTACATCATTATTATTAGGCATCGTCGTCATTTCTTATGGTCTTCTTCTAATCATTTCCATATGCcttggtgatttattttccttGTGCAAATGAAATGGATGGGGGGAAGAATCACGTTACTTAAAAATCTCTGGCGACTCGATTACACACAGGCAGTACAAAAAGGAGCATCCTTTCATTAATTAGTAGGTTCCCCTCTAATAATCTGGTGACGTGTATATGTATAGATGTGCTCGGCATCAGCACAGAGTCTGAggaccttcttctttcttctcctcgAAATAATAATACGCACTATACGCTTCTGCTGGCGATCAATTAGAAAAGACTGCCGAAGCTTTTAAGAACCTTTTCGCCACATATGACTGAATAATAATTCTATTTTCTTAATTCCCCTAcccaatttttattaatttgtcTTCGGTGGGGTTGGGCGGCGGCCACTGAACTGTTATCTCCTCTTCGTTCGTcgtctacttttttctttttgggtttttgggGCTTGTTCTCCGGGCCTCTTTCGTCTTTGCCCGATGTCGCGCTTATTATTTCTATATCATCAGCAGACTGGATGCTAGCTGCTGGGGGCCGTTCGCTTGATGATTCCCTTACAGCGCCTTAATTAGCCCAGCACTTTTCATCAAGTTGAAATAATAAGGAACGCAGGCCAGAAAACCCGGCCGCAAAAGTGCACGCGGCGCTTCACCGTCCGATGAAAAGCTACTTGATCTCCATCCTCCGACTCCATTTATACACCTATACTGCGTTACAATATCTACCtattcatttaaaacaaaaaatatttgtttcggCCAAACTTGTCGCTGACTGAAAAGCCCGTCTGCCAAACTTTGACTTCCTCCTCCAGCAGGATTGGCACATTGACTTATAACAGCACAGTTTTGCAGATACCGTTTCGTTCTGTGCAAAGAGAGGAGGAGGCTATAAATAGGGACTCAATGATAGATACATGTTATGCATAAAGCGAGGGCCTATTTATACAGAAGCTGAATGATCCAGACAAGATATATAATATCCACATGCTACACTTCTATACACGTATAAAAGGGGCTTTTGAGAGAAGGGCCAGCACGGCAGCAGGATCAAtcctttacacacacacaagttacGCGCGCGTTCTAATGGGGCTGCTGCCCTTTTATTAAGACTTTTCGCTCTATGTTCTCTATATGCAGTTCAGCGTATTTATCATCTATATATTAAAGAGTTTAGATACAGTTGTTGCTGGGCTTTTAACCGACTTTTAATGGCCTTCAAGGTTAGATTACATGAAAGGTCGACtaactgctgctgtgtatttAGTTCAGTCTGTGAAAAGTTTTCCACAGTCTCCGGTGGGCGCGCTTGGCTCTATAACTAATCATCTAAATCTGATAAATAGCCTTTTATTTATATCCTTGGCAATCGAGGCTGCTTCCTATTTCTAAATTCGGGTGGAGAATATAACGCGTGTAGCCTACGTGATCAAATAATGACATTTGCTagtagacgacgacgacggctatCTACttgaaaattagaatttttgaaatccaattTCCAATTCCCTCATAtctattccaatgaaaaagaagaaaagaaaagaaaagattgggAATGTATTACAATTTATGCACAACAGTGATGAAAGATATATGGGGGTAATTGATGATCCCCTTTTATACGTTTTCATGATTATTCGACTCTTTTGCGTTCCGGCCGGATGCCCCGGCGGATATTCCCCaccaaactcttttttttcttttctttcttcttctgctatACTTGAATTAAGGAGAAGAGCTATACGTAGAGAGATCTAACTACCAACCAGTATTTAGTCGAGTGGGCCTgtgcattattattttaatcatcCGGTCGCGCCTTATAACATTTCCCcgcgatttttctttctttttttttcatcccccCGTTATATTTACCATATTCAACCGGGTTattaaaatgataataataaaaaaagaattccgtgatatcttctctctctttctgttttAAGGTACAGCAAAGgcctatacgtatatatattgaTAAGCTTCTTTTAGACATCATCATCgtgttgtgctgctgctatagACTGCCTGCGTCTTTGATGAACCGCAGTctgagaagaatatataaaggaaagaaagagcaCAGAAAAGCAGCTTATATTTGCATCTTTTCTACTCCCTCAaactttgtttctctctcatcGCCCAGCAGTTTtggctgctctctctctccttataCACGAACGAGAGACAAGGCGCGTCTTTTCCCGCATTTCGATTGGGTGTGTTCTTCTATTCTCCTTTTTACCGATGGAAACCGTTTTATTTTCCGTGCTCTATGGCAATTGATAGAtacaaaaatgggaaaatggaTGGTGTATATAGAGGAACACGCGGGAGTGAATCTCTCCCCATCCCCGGAATAGGAGGGGGGTTGGAAAAGAAGCTTATATATAAATGCGGCCGGGTATATTTATAATATTGTGTAGGGAGATTTCTTCGATGATTTGAATCGCGAACATCATCAGATCTTTCATAGGCTCGAGCTGCTGGATGCTGggatcttcttctttatttttttgaattttccaatATCTATTAGCCGCCAGAGAGAATCAGATGAACGCACTGcagtaaataaatatatctagGCTGTAtagccttctctctctctctcttatttctcttctttctttttgtctggaagagaattaaaaaaaagaaaagaggaaaagttcAGTGAATCGTGAATTCCcgcatgtatatatatatatatatataatcctCTAGCGAGTATAgcaattgattgaaaatccTCCAGTCGTACTTTGCATATAATTGGACCCCCCTccgatccatccatccatgcaCTCTGCTGTTATATATGTATTTACTGCATAGCCACGCATGTAATATTTACTGACTGTATAGGtattattagatttttttttgatatcaTATTCGGCCGTCGGATcattctttcccccccccctcaaatctctttatttcattcaattcAATAAAGTATTATTTCTCGGTACcgtgatttttatttcacatcATAGTATTGAATTCCAGGTCTAACAACATATGTAACAAATTGATGACAAATAAACACCCGAAATTTCCATTTCACCAGTCAAAAATGGCAGCCGGAAAACCAACTTGTCTTTATTGAAATATCTACTAAGTCTTCTTTTCGGAATGTGCGTATGTGTGTCGTTTCATTTGATAATGTGTTGATCTGATTATGGACGagctataagaaaaaagggaatggACTGGCGTCTAGTCCCGTGCGACCTGCTGACGACGAACGAAAGAGAAGAGAGCTCtaatataattaaaaatacgTCGTCACTTTAAAACTATGACATGCACACCCAACTTCTCCTTCAATTTGTTTCCTAAATATTTGACGAAGTCCGGAGAGAGAAGATAAAATCC
It encodes:
- the LOC124314411 gene encoding protein unc-45 homolog B-like produces the protein MTNDNPTIRLKEAGNQAFAEGDWDKALSCYTQALHLIELDTPEKAVLLKNKAAVYLKVSDYEAAIKDCTTSLEISPDDPKALFRRCQAYEALEKYEEAYKDARQVHNLDKKNKAIAPILKRLHDIVQDRMAKFAQTTTKVSQMMEIAFDFSSTVEKRETATSNILVLAKESAGAELLVKEGIFEKINSLLKKETTPSIVVTCIRIISALCKGNLPRAKMILQLLGVPWLLDQLNSNNDDQVSAAQYCVQTVINTISGLDLKDDKQPNKELCEAHRKEIDTILTCLIYCSTSRTITGKCRDAVLELMMRNCEYRALDWAERLVDINGLQRMMQIASELEEMKYESSMEITENTRTIISCALGKVYDNMYYDLIKERFSAKIEDFIHEQLQTPGMDSKVRVVVAVTTLLLGPLDVGSSIIGKEGVLEMILVMANSGEFLMQRVSCEALIAAASKKDKASAILAQGVTILKKLYQIGNDNIKVRALVGLCKLGSCGGTDSSWKPFTDGSTMKLAEACRRFLINPAKDKDMRKWAIEGLSYLTLDAEVKEKLIEDREALQSLIEVAKSGDISVIYGVVSTLVNLCNAYDKQEIIPEMLELAKFAKRHVPEQHELDDPDFVHKRVDILGKAGVTVGLVSLCKTESENCKELIARVFNALCEHQNLRGIVVQQGGAKALIPLALEGTTKGKYQASQALARIAITINPEVAFPGQRMCELIRPLLGLLDLECNALENFEALMALCNLAGFDAPRKRILKEQGVAKIENYMYENHEMLKKASVQTMSNLLFSEEVVKLFEGKNDRTKYLVLLSTSEDVELSKAAAGALAILTSVSKRASRKVFEPTEWKEILCFLLSNTDKDVQYRGAVIVKNIASHSKELAEKLLQPEVIMVLEVLTKFETPEMAKICDCAKSTLEIAEQWKLIEKEDDSEDES
- the LOC124314454 gene encoding E3 ubiquitin-protein ligase RNF113A-like, encoding MADDNKVCTFTFKKRRGGGAAMRRKADDDKKSSSEDETVVARVGKKESAGLLSAKTFKSTKKSRQEIQNSSDEEVKEKVTVVFQSDRSAENKKDDLATSTVQIDTAIDQDARTIFEKSLQIQQELKGKADDKKYRGLANYAQYYEKRDTAQGNAASANVRKGPMRAPANIRSTVRWDYQPDLCKDYKETGFCGFGDSCKFLHDRSDYKFGWQLEREERGKGEPAEDDSKYEIHSDDEDLPFKCFICRESFQHPVVSKCKHYFCEACALKHYRKSQRCFVCGKQTFGVFNPAKSLIERLKLEEEGKTYKEADSDEELNNLELIMQPSGSTTGKPTGATADVEEPVTEIEHIHYADEGVVANDTDSDDDSD